One region of Mustelus asterias unplaced genomic scaffold, sMusAst1.hap1.1 HAP1_SCAFFOLD_114, whole genome shotgun sequence genomic DNA includes:
- the LOC144484534 gene encoding uncharacterized protein LOC144484534 — translation MEKPWKCGDCGKGFSYPSLLEIHRRSHTGERPFTCSLCGKGFIQSSHLLTHQQVHIEERLFNHSDSDNNSKSSEDLVKHQIVHIAGQFSCSHCGKLFKRSQNLIEHERTHTGERPFTCSVCGKGFTRSSHLATHRLVHTDNRPFKCSECEKSYKTTSDLLIHQRVHNEERPFRCTVRGKGFTLLSSLQKHQRVHTWERSFACSLCGKGFIYLTSLRSHQLVHSDKKPFKCSECEKSFKTSSILLRHQQVHSGERPFTCSDCGKGFTRSSNLRTHQHIHTGDKPFTCSECGKGFSHSPHLLRHQHTHNGERLFTFSV, via the coding sequence atggagaaaccatggaaatgcggggactgtgggaagggattcagttacccatcgctgctggaaatacatcgccgcagtcacactggggagaggccattcacctgctctctgtgtgggaagggattcattcagtcatcccacctgctgacccaccagcaagttcacattgaAGAGAGGCTTTTTAACCACTCTGACAGTGATAACAACTCTAAAAGCTCTGAGGACCTGGTCAAGCACCAGATTGTTCACATTGCGGGACAGTTCagttgctctcactgtgggaagctGTTTAAACGATCACAGAACCTCATTGAACacgaacgcactcacactggggagaggccattcacctgctctgtgtgtgggaagggattcacacgatcatcccacctcgctacacaccgactggttcacactgataacagacctttcaaatgttccgaatgtgagaagagttataaaaccacaagtgatctgctgatacaccagcgagttcacaatgaggagaggccattcagatgtacagtgcgtgggaagggattcactctgttatccagcctccagaaacaccagcgagttcacacttgGGAGAGGTCGTTcgcctgctccttgtgtggaaaaggattcatttatttaaccagcctcagatcacaccaacttgttcactcggataagaaacctttcaaatgttctgaatgtgagaagagctttaagaccTCAAGtattctgctgagacaccagcaagttcactccggggagagaccgttcacctgctctgactgtggaaagggattcactcgttcatccaacctgcgaacacaccagcacattcacaccggggacaaaccgttcacttgctctgagtgtgggaagggattttctcactcaccccacctgctgagacaccaacacactcacaatggagagagactgttcaccttctcagtgtga